CGCTCTTCCTTGTCTTCGCCTTCGCGCTCTATGCGGCGTTCAGGGCGTTCACGTAGTGCAGGGCAGGTAGACTATGGCCATGAAGAACAAGCCACCCTCCGTCCCACACATCCAGGCTCCCAAGTGGGTAGATGTCCTGGCGCCGACGGTGCGGGCGGCCCGCATCCGGGGCACGATCCTCATCGTGCTCATCGGCATCCTTGTGCTTGGGGGCGTGGTCGCGCCCAGCAAGCCGATCCCTGCGTTCGTTGTGCTGGCAGTGATCTGCGGCGCGCTCTACGTGGCGGTGCAGATGGCGCAGTTCGTGCGGATGCGCATCAATGTGCAGATGCGCATCTTGCTGCAGCAGGAGCGGGAGAAGAAGGGAAAGGGCTAGAGTGAACCGGCTTAGGCCGCGACGAAATCACGGACATCCACTTGGACGCCGGACCAGGCGGCCTCTTCAGCGATCTCAAGAAGCCTCGCGGTGATCTCTCCCTCGTATTAGGCCTCGCCACAGTTGTCGCAGATATCGGCGGGAACCTTCTTGATGACGACGGTCGTCTTGCCGCGCTCAAGGATTACCGTTCCCATGCCGGGACGTGTCTTCCCCTGCTTGCAGATCACGCACTTCACCGCTTTGCTCTCCTCCGGCAGTCTCACCCCATTGTCACACCAGAAGCGAAGTTATGGGGGAAATCACCCTCTCCTCTCCCATCGAGGGAGAAGAGGAGAGTAGCACCACGACTACTCCATTGAAAATTCAACGCACGAGGAAGTCAACGCTTACCCACGCTGTAACGCCTCCGCCTGCCGCTCCCGGTCGGCCTTGGTCTCCACGACGAGGGCAATGGTGTCCTTGCCCGGGTAGAGGTAGCGCTTGGTGGAGGCGTGAAGGGCCGCCTGCTCCTTGAATGCCTGAAAATTCAGCTTCAGGCAGCCGTGCTTGGCGAGGTTCGCCAGGAGGCCGGGGTCGCGGGCGGCGAGGGCGGTGACATCGAGTTCTGGGCCACCGCCGCGCAGCTGGAGGCGGGCGATAGTGCCGCGCTCATGGTCTGTGAGAAGGCCGCCGTGC
The DNA window shown above is from Chloroflexota bacterium and carries:
- a CDS encoding type II toxin-antitoxin system MqsA family antitoxin yields the protein MKCVICKQGKTRPGMGTVILERGKTTVVIKKVPADICDNCGEA